In Primulina eburnea isolate SZY01 chromosome 14, ASM2296580v1, whole genome shotgun sequence, the following proteins share a genomic window:
- the LOC140812589 gene encoding COP9 signalosome complex subunit 6a-like, whose protein sequence is MASSSSSGLTFKLHPLVIVNISDHFTRFKSQSAPPHSAPAPNGVDASSLQPTQTQRVFGCVIGVQRGRTVEIFNSFELLYDSSTHSLDRAFLEKKQELYKKVFPHFYVLGWYSTGSDAQESDMIIHKALMDINENPVYVLINPSINPAQKDLPVTIFESELHVIDSIPQLIFVRSSYTIETVEAERISVDHVAHLKPSDGGSAATQLAAHLTGIHSAIKMLNSRIRVLHHYLLAMQKGEIPSENSLLRQVSSLLRRLPAIESEKFQDDFLMEYNDTLLITYLAMFTNCSSTMNELVDKFNTAYDRHSRRGGRSAFI, encoded by the exons ATGGCGTCATCTTCCAGTAGCGGCCTCACATTCAAGCTACATCCGCTCGTCATTGTCAACATCTCCGATCACTTTACTCGGTTCAAGTCACAGTCTGCTCCGCCTCACTCCGCGCCCGCGCCCAACGGAGTAGACGCCTCATCGCTGCAGCCTACCCAAACACAGCGCGTTTTTGGTTGTGTAATCGGTGTCCAGCGCGGCCGGACGGTGGAGATCTTCAACAGCTTCGAGCTTCTCTATGACTCCTCCACCCACTCTCTCGACCGCGCTTTTCTCGAGAAAAAACAAGAGCttt ATAAGAAGGTATTTCCGCATTTTTATGTTCTGGGATGGTACTCGACTGGGAGCGATGCTCAAGAGTCCGATATGATTATTCATAAAGCT TTGATGGATATCAACGAGAACCCTGTTTATGTTCTTATCAATCCTTCAATTAATCCTGCGCAGAAAGATCTGCCTGTTACAATATTTGAAAGTG AGTTGCATGTCATTGATAGCATCCCTCAGCTTATATTCGTTCGGTCCAGTTACACCATAGAG ACAGTAGAAGCAGAGAGAATATCGGTTGATCATGTCGCCCATCTAAAACCATCGGATGGAGGTTCAGCTGCAACTCAGT TGGCTGCTCACCTTACTGGCATACACAGTGCCATCAAGATGCTGAATAGTAGAATCAGAGTCCTCCATCACTATCTTCTTGCCATGCAAAAAG GGGAAATCCCATCAGAGAATTCATTGCTGAGGCAAGTATCCAGTCTACTGAGACGATTACCAGCCATTGAATCTGaaaaatttcaagatgatttcTTGATG GAATATAACGATACTTTGTTGATAACTTACCTTGCCATGTTCACCAATTGTTCGAG CAC
- the LOC140811546 gene encoding peroxisome biogenesis protein 5-like has protein sequence MAMRELVTGGAACAVPGSSSSSNPFGALANVLVGSSSKTQERLREIPTSATTVPDGNLYGGAGEPLAALPGSELEHTLHPNAQGAEFLQGFHHVDQNRFSDAWDEIQRLPQIPPFQGGGVTNFPLERPRLQSDFNGPPQRVLSNFLHSFIHSNNGVVPFRPASLPVLGLSEGDKRCIRDRSSIMARHLFADKSEDFIYAQVNALLSSLEIDYDTKARSHGPGRFSEMEEFWNESQGMKPRLHPTDGWVTEFTQNRAHDDPKLWVDSFERQHGASGWASEFEHEQFQIAAVGPTRVSNSSLSAAVEKSRMLANTLAQNGDPKFQNSKFLQFLSKMSRGEMIIEDNQIKPAAFSSPGDWATEYEQQHRGGQSWADQFVNQQLTPGPNSWANEFASEHGHHGVEENEWANEFSRLNVNDWSEEFERQIADGTLYDTSADNWANAYDEYLNEQSALKLKSETSRGVYVFSDLNPYVGHPNPLKEGQELFRKGLLSEAVLALEAEVLKNPNNAEGWRLLGITHAENDDDQQAIAAMMRAQEVDPTNLEVLLALGVSHTNELEQAAALKYLYSWLRHHPKYGVIAPPDQPDNLYYADVARLFNEASKMSPNDADVHIVLGVMYNLSREYEKAIEAFQTALKLKPQDYSLWNKLGATQANSVQSADAIFAYQQALDLKPNYVRAWANMGISYANQGRYEDSISYYVRALSMNPKADNAWQYLRISLSCASRNDMLEACDSRNLDILQKEFPL, from the exons ATGGCGATGCGGGAGCTTGTCACTGGTGGCGCCGCCTGTGCTGTGCCGGGCTCTTCTTCTTCATCTAATCCTTTCGGTGCTCTCGCCAACGTTCTCGTTGGTTCATCCTCCAAGACCCAG GAAAGGTTGCGAGAGATTCCCACATCAGCCACCACAGTTCCTGATGGCAATTTGTATGGGGGAGCGGGAGAGCCCCTTGCAGCTCTTCCTGGGTCAGAGCTCGAACATACCCTGCATCCTAATGCACAG GGTGCAGAATTTCTACAAGGATTCCATCATGTGGATCAAAATAGATTTTCTGATGCTTGGGATGAGATACAAAGGCTTCCTCAAATTCCCCCTTTTCAGGGCGGTGGTGTAACCAACTTTCCTTTGGAGCGACCTCGGCTTCAATCTGATTTTAATG GTCCACCTCAAAGAGTGTTGTCAAATTTTTTGCACTCATTTATTCACAGCAATAATGGAGTCGTACCTTTTCGTCCGGCTTCTCTTCCAGTGTTAGGATTGTCTGAAGGTGACAAGCGATGCATACGTGATCGTAGCAGTATCATGGCTCGCCATCTTTTTGCTGATAAGAGTGAAGACTTTATTTATGCACAG GTTAATGCTCTTTTATCTTCTTTAGAAATTGATTATGATACCAAGGCTAGAAGCCATGGGCCCGGGAGATTTTCAGAGATGGAGGAGTTTTGGAATGAGTCACAAGGTATGAAACCTCGGCTTCATCCCACAGATGGGTGGGTTACTGAATTCACTCAAAACCGAGCACATGATGATCCAAAGTTGTGGGTTGATTCATTTGAACGACAACATGGTGCCAGCGGTTGGGCATCTGAATTTGAGCAT GAGCAGTTCCAAATAGCGGCAGTTGGTCCAACGAGAGTTTCAAATAGTTCTCTTTCAGCTGCGGTGGAGAAGTCTCGCATGCTGGCAAACACGTTAGCGCAAAATGGTGACCCTAAATTTCAG AATTCAAAGTTCCTCCAGTTTCTATCAAAGATGAGCCGTGGTGAAATGATTATTGAGGACAATCAAATCAAGCCTGCTGCATTTTCTTCTCCTGGAGATTGGGCAACCGAATATGAGCAACAACATAGGGGAGGCCAGTCATGGGCTGACCAGTTTGTGAATCAGCAG CTTACACCTGGACCCAATAGCTGGGCTAATGAGTTTGCTTCTGAACATGGACATCATGGAGTGGAAGAGAATGAGTGGGCCAATGAATTTTCCAGGTTGAATGTCAATGACTGGTCCGAAGAATTTGAGCGTCAGATTGCTGATGGAACACTATATGATACTTCTGCGGATAATTGGGCAAATGCATATGATGA GTACCTAAATGAACAATCAGCACTAAAGCTGAAATCAGAAACATCGAGGGGGGTATATGTTTTCTCTGATCTAAATCCATATGTTGGTCATCCTAATCCCTTAAAGGAAGGGCAGGAACTGTTTCGCAAGGGACTTTTAAGCGAGGCAGTTCTTGCTCTAGAGGCTGAGGTTCTAAAGAATCCTAACAATGCAGAGGGTTGGAGATTGCTTGGTATAACACATGCGGAGAATGATGATGATCAACAG GCTATTGCAGCCATGATGCGTGCACAGGAGGTTGATCCAACAAACTTGGAAGTACTACTCGCTCTTGGTGTGAGTCATACAAATG AGTTGGAACAAGCAGCTGCATTGAAGTACTTGTACAGTTGGCTACGCCATCATCCTAAGTATGGGGTCATTGCCCCTCCGGATCAACCTGACAATCTTTATTATGCTGAT GTGGCAAGGTTATTTAACGAGGCTTCTAAAATGTCACCCAATGATGCTGATGTGCATATTGTACTGGGTGTGATGTACAACTTGTCTAGAGAATATGAAAAAGCAATTGAAGCTTTTCAGACTGCTTTGAAACTCAAACCACAAGACTATTCGCTCTGGAATAAACTGGGTGCAACACAGGCCAATAGCGTCCAGAGTGCCGATGCTATTTTTGCTTACCAACAG GCTCTAGATTTGAAGCCTAATTATGTGCGTGCATGGGCGAACATGGGTATCAGTTATGCCAATCAG GGTAGGTATGAGGATTCAATTTCTTATTATGTCCGGGCACTGTCAATGAATCCAAAGGCGGACAATGCCTGGCAATATTTGAGAATCTCGCTAAG CTGTGCCTCACGGAATGATATGCTGGAAGCTTGCGATTCTAGAAACCTTGATATTCTCCAGAAAGAGTTTCCCCTATGA
- the LOC140811643 gene encoding probable protein phosphatase 2C 6 isoform X2, giving the protein MGICYSSSCGRRRTGWETGNHSGGRLDSKSKKNSSGALTRRFSGGGTSAAAALVSAERALFQIPGRLFSSGATRIASLYTQQGKKGTNQDAMIIWENFCAGSNADATFCGVFDGHGPYGHMVARKVRDALPILLSTQWDTKSESNPNSSLENGYPEGMVRFDDFMDDDRCESLETEENEKIPEMHIPLKKSILKAFRLMDKELKLHPTIDCFCSGSTAVVLIMQGQDLVIGNIGDSRAILATRDKDNGLVALQLTVDLKPNLPREFARIQRCKGRVFALQDEPEVARVWLPNSDSPGLAMARAFGDFCLKDFGLISMPDVYHRHITERDEFVILATDGVWDVLSNKEAVDIVASAPSRGTAARALVDSATRAWKLKYPTSKNDDCAVVCLFLEHVPAASTPKEQNDFPGTPEEETDTVLTIMEPEISDTDATTSHAIFAEPPDTTKESSEIVPVIEEAELKPPDKTLVQSKRSLAECLSTAEDEEWSALEGFSRANSLLSLPRFLSFDRRSSSWRKW; this is encoded by the exons ATGGGTATTTGTTACTCTTCGAGTTGTGGGAGGAGAAGGACTGGGTGGGAGACCGGAAATCATAGCGGTGGGAGGTTAGACTCGAAGTCGAAGAAGAATAGCTCGGGTGCGTTGACAAGGAGGTTTAGTGGAGGCGGCACATCTGCCGCTGCCGCCTTAGTTTCGGCGGAAAGGGCCTTGTTTCAAATACCAGGGCGGCTGTTTTCTAGCGGGGCGACCCGAATTGCCAGCTTGTACACTCAGCAAGGCAAGAAAGGAACGAATCAAGACGCCATGATAATTTGGGAG AATTTCTGCGCGGGAAGCAATGCAGATGCAACTTTTTGTGGCGTGTTTGATGGCCATGGTCCTTATGGTCACATGGTTGCAAGGAAAGTGAGGGATGCTCTTCCGATTTTGCTGAGTACTCAATGGGATACAAAGTCTGAAAGCAACCCAAATTCATCTCTCGAGAATGGATATCCGGAAGGAATGGTGCGTTTTGATGATTTCATGGATGATGATCGCTGCGAGTCATTGGAGACCGAGGAGAATGAAAAAATTCCAGAGATGCATATTCCGCTCAAGAAGTCTATATTGAAGGCTTTCAGGTTAATGGATAAGGAGTTGAAATTGCATCCTACTATTGATTGCTTTTGCAGTGGTTCAACTGCAGTGGTGTTGATAATGCAG GGCCAGGATCTTGTTATTGGTAACATTGGCGATTCGAGGGCGATATTAGCAACTCGAGACAAGGACAATGGTTTGGTGGCTCTACAGTTGACTGTGGACTTGAAACCTAATCTTCCAA GAGAATTTGCGAGGATCCAAAGATGTAAAGGCAGGGTTTTTGCGCTGCAAGACGAACCAGAAGTCGCACGAGTATGGTTACCAAATAGCGACTCCCCTGGCCTGGCAATGGCTAGAGCATTTGGAGACTTCTGCTTGAAGGATTTTGGTTTAATTTCCATGCCAGATGTTTATCATCGCCACATAACTGAGAGAGATGAATTTGTCATTCTTGCCACTGATGGA GTGTGGGATGTCCTCTCAAATAAAGAAGCAGTGGACATAGTTGCCTCAGCTCCAAGTCGTGGAACAGCTGCCAGAGCTCTCGTTGACTCTGCGACTAGGGCATGGAAACTCAAGTACCCGACATCGAAGAATGATGACTGTGCTGTAGTATGTCTCTTCCTGGAACATGTGCCTGCAGCCAGCACGCCAAAAGAACAAAACGATTTCCCAGGAACTCCAGAAGAGGAAACCGATACTGTTCTCACGATAATGGAACCCGAGATCTCGGATACAGATGCCACAACTTCTCATGCTATTTTTGCTGAACCTCCGGATACAACTAAAGAATCTAGTGAGATTGTGCCTGTTATTGAGGAAGCAGAGCTGAAGCCTCCGGATAAAACACTCGTTCAATCCAAGAGGAGCTTAGCTGAGTGCCTTTCAACCGCAGAGGATGAAGAATGGTCAGCCCTGGAAGGTTTTTCGCGAGCCAACAGTTTACTCAGTCTCCCCAGATTCTTATCTTTCGACAGACGATCCTCAAGTTGGAGAAAATGGTGA
- the LOC140811643 gene encoding probable protein phosphatase 2C 6 isoform X1: MGICYSSSCGRRRTGWETGNHSGGRLDSKSKKNSSGALTRRFSGGGTSAAAALVSAERALFQIPGRLFSSGATRIASLYTQQGKKGTNQDAMIIWENFCAGSNADATFCGVFDGHGPYGHMVARKVRDALPILLSTQWDTKSESNPNSSLENGYPEGMVRFDDFMDDDRCESLETEENEKIPEMHIPLKKSILKAFRLMDKELKLHPTIDCFCSGSTAVVLIMQGQDLVIGNIGDSRAILATRDKDNGLVALQLTVDLKPNLPSILTFSHLSCTNAVYLCICTETKASGSYFSGEFARIQRCKGRVFALQDEPEVARVWLPNSDSPGLAMARAFGDFCLKDFGLISMPDVYHRHITERDEFVILATDGVWDVLSNKEAVDIVASAPSRGTAARALVDSATRAWKLKYPTSKNDDCAVVCLFLEHVPAASTPKEQNDFPGTPEEETDTVLTIMEPEISDTDATTSHAIFAEPPDTTKESSEIVPVIEEAELKPPDKTLVQSKRSLAECLSTAEDEEWSALEGFSRANSLLSLPRFLSFDRRSSSWRKW; this comes from the exons ATGGGTATTTGTTACTCTTCGAGTTGTGGGAGGAGAAGGACTGGGTGGGAGACCGGAAATCATAGCGGTGGGAGGTTAGACTCGAAGTCGAAGAAGAATAGCTCGGGTGCGTTGACAAGGAGGTTTAGTGGAGGCGGCACATCTGCCGCTGCCGCCTTAGTTTCGGCGGAAAGGGCCTTGTTTCAAATACCAGGGCGGCTGTTTTCTAGCGGGGCGACCCGAATTGCCAGCTTGTACACTCAGCAAGGCAAGAAAGGAACGAATCAAGACGCCATGATAATTTGGGAG AATTTCTGCGCGGGAAGCAATGCAGATGCAACTTTTTGTGGCGTGTTTGATGGCCATGGTCCTTATGGTCACATGGTTGCAAGGAAAGTGAGGGATGCTCTTCCGATTTTGCTGAGTACTCAATGGGATACAAAGTCTGAAAGCAACCCAAATTCATCTCTCGAGAATGGATATCCGGAAGGAATGGTGCGTTTTGATGATTTCATGGATGATGATCGCTGCGAGTCATTGGAGACCGAGGAGAATGAAAAAATTCCAGAGATGCATATTCCGCTCAAGAAGTCTATATTGAAGGCTTTCAGGTTAATGGATAAGGAGTTGAAATTGCATCCTACTATTGATTGCTTTTGCAGTGGTTCAACTGCAGTGGTGTTGATAATGCAG GGCCAGGATCTTGTTATTGGTAACATTGGCGATTCGAGGGCGATATTAGCAACTCGAGACAAGGACAATGGTTTGGTGGCTCTACAGTTGACTGTGGACTTGAAACCTAATCTTCCAAGTATTCTAACCTTTTCTCATCTTTCTTGCACAAACGCTGtttatttatgtatatgcaCTGAGACTAAAGCTTCGGGTTCTTATTTTTCAGGAGAATTTGCGAGGATCCAAAGATGTAAAGGCAGGGTTTTTGCGCTGCAAGACGAACCAGAAGTCGCACGAGTATGGTTACCAAATAGCGACTCCCCTGGCCTGGCAATGGCTAGAGCATTTGGAGACTTCTGCTTGAAGGATTTTGGTTTAATTTCCATGCCAGATGTTTATCATCGCCACATAACTGAGAGAGATGAATTTGTCATTCTTGCCACTGATGGA GTGTGGGATGTCCTCTCAAATAAAGAAGCAGTGGACATAGTTGCCTCAGCTCCAAGTCGTGGAACAGCTGCCAGAGCTCTCGTTGACTCTGCGACTAGGGCATGGAAACTCAAGTACCCGACATCGAAGAATGATGACTGTGCTGTAGTATGTCTCTTCCTGGAACATGTGCCTGCAGCCAGCACGCCAAAAGAACAAAACGATTTCCCAGGAACTCCAGAAGAGGAAACCGATACTGTTCTCACGATAATGGAACCCGAGATCTCGGATACAGATGCCACAACTTCTCATGCTATTTTTGCTGAACCTCCGGATACAACTAAAGAATCTAGTGAGATTGTGCCTGTTATTGAGGAAGCAGAGCTGAAGCCTCCGGATAAAACACTCGTTCAATCCAAGAGGAGCTTAGCTGAGTGCCTTTCAACCGCAGAGGATGAAGAATGGTCAGCCCTGGAAGGTTTTTCGCGAGCCAACAGTTTACTCAGTCTCCCCAGATTCTTATCTTTCGACAGACGATCCTCAAGTTGGAGAAAATGGTGA
- the LOC140812677 gene encoding cold-responsive protein kinase 1-like isoform X2 → MTCLSSFCGRRRGLITRRHELGDELSQVHNVILYSYKELRTATNDFSPSNKIGEGGFGCVFKGKLRNGRMAAIKVLSSGSRQGVSEFLTEIKVISDIEHENLVKLYGCCVDGNERILVYNYLENNSLAQTLLGGGRSSIRFSWHTRVKICVGIARGLAYLHEEVRPQIVHRDIKASNILLDKDLTPKISDFGLAKLIPVDTSHVSTRVAGTLGYLAPEYAIRGQLRSKSDVYSFGVLLIEIVSGRCNTNTRLPPEEQYILERACRFLKIGLLCTQDATKLRPLMSTVVRMLIGEKRVLDKITKPGLISDFMDLKVRSKSKPKPGVDHISSTYNSPSSDIVDNSTFTSAPSSQATMSFTAVHDRSNLVGKF, encoded by the exons ATGACCTGTCTTTCCTCTTTTTGCGGTAGAAGAAGGGGTTTGATAACCAGACGCCACGAGCTTGGTGATG AGCTTTCACAAGTCCACAATGTTATTCTTTATTCATACAAAGAGCTGAGGACCGCTACAAATGATTTTAGTCCATCTAATAAAATCGGGGAAGGTGGATTCGGATGTGTTTTTAAG GGAAAGCTTAGAAATGGGCGGATGGCAGCTATAAAGGTTCTCTCTTCTGGGTCAAGACAAGGAGTATCGGAGTTCTTGACAGAAATTAAAGTAATTTCAGATATAGAGCATGAAAATTTAGTTAAGCTATATGGTTGTTGTGTGGATGGCAATGAAAGGATTCTTGTTTACAACTACCTCGAGAATAACAGCCTCGCACAAACGCTTCTTG GTGGAGGTCGCAGCAGCATTCGCTTCAGCTGGCACACTCGAGTTAAAATTTGCGTTGGAATTGCTAGAGGACTTGCCTATCTTCATGAGGAGGTGAGACCACAAATTGTTCACCGAGATATCAAAGCAAGCAACATCCTTCTTGACAAGGATCTAACCCCTAAAATTTCCGATTTCGGCCTGGCAAAGCTCATCCCTGTGGACACGTCTCATGTCAGTACACGTGTGGCAGGAACCTT AGGTTATTTAGCACCAGAGTATGCCATCAGAGGCCAGCTGAGAAGTAAGTCAGATGTTTATAGTTTTGGCGTTCTGCTTATTGAAATAGTCAGCGGTAGATGCAATACAAATACACGATTACCCCCAGAGGAACAGTACATCCTTGAAAGG GCTTGCAGGTTCTTAAAAATTGGTCTGCTCTGCACACAAGACGCAACCAAGCTTCGTCCTTTAATGTCAACCGTTGTTCGTATGCTTATTGGTGAGAAAAGAGTTCTTGATAAGATAACAAAACCGGGCTTAATCTCGGATTTCATGGATTTGAAGGTTAGAAGCAAATCCAAGCCGAAACCTGGAGTTGATCACATATCTTCAACTTACAACTCCCCCAGCTCAGACATTGTGGATAACTCGACTTTTACTTCTGCACCTTCTTCACAGGCTACGATGTCATTCACTGCGGTACATGATAGGAGTAATTTAGTAGGAAAGTTTTGA
- the LOC140812677 gene encoding cold-responsive protein kinase 1-like isoform X1, with translation MTCLSSFCGRRRGLITRRHELGDELSQVHNVILYSYKELRTATNDFSPSNKIGEGGFGCVFKGKLRNGRMAAIKVLSSGSRQGVSEFLTEIKVISDIEHENLVKLYGCCVDGNERILVYNYLENNSLAQTLLGGGRSSIRFSWHTRVKICVGIARGLAYLHEEVRPQIVHRDIKASNILLDKDLTPKISDFGLAKLIPVDTSHVSTRVAGTLGYLAPEYAIRGQLRSKSDVYSFGVLLIEIVSGRCNTNTRLPPEEQYILERAWQLYERNKLVTLVDTSLNGDFDAEQACRFLKIGLLCTQDATKLRPLMSTVVRMLIGEKRVLDKITKPGLISDFMDLKVRSKSKPKPGVDHISSTYNSPSSDIVDNSTFTSAPSSQATMSFTAVHDRSNLVGKF, from the exons ATGACCTGTCTTTCCTCTTTTTGCGGTAGAAGAAGGGGTTTGATAACCAGACGCCACGAGCTTGGTGATG AGCTTTCACAAGTCCACAATGTTATTCTTTATTCATACAAAGAGCTGAGGACCGCTACAAATGATTTTAGTCCATCTAATAAAATCGGGGAAGGTGGATTCGGATGTGTTTTTAAG GGAAAGCTTAGAAATGGGCGGATGGCAGCTATAAAGGTTCTCTCTTCTGGGTCAAGACAAGGAGTATCGGAGTTCTTGACAGAAATTAAAGTAATTTCAGATATAGAGCATGAAAATTTAGTTAAGCTATATGGTTGTTGTGTGGATGGCAATGAAAGGATTCTTGTTTACAACTACCTCGAGAATAACAGCCTCGCACAAACGCTTCTTG GTGGAGGTCGCAGCAGCATTCGCTTCAGCTGGCACACTCGAGTTAAAATTTGCGTTGGAATTGCTAGAGGACTTGCCTATCTTCATGAGGAGGTGAGACCACAAATTGTTCACCGAGATATCAAAGCAAGCAACATCCTTCTTGACAAGGATCTAACCCCTAAAATTTCCGATTTCGGCCTGGCAAAGCTCATCCCTGTGGACACGTCTCATGTCAGTACACGTGTGGCAGGAACCTT AGGTTATTTAGCACCAGAGTATGCCATCAGAGGCCAGCTGAGAAGTAAGTCAGATGTTTATAGTTTTGGCGTTCTGCTTATTGAAATAGTCAGCGGTAGATGCAATACAAATACACGATTACCCCCAGAGGAACAGTACATCCTTGAAAGG gCATGGCAACTTTATGAGAGAAACAAGCTCGTGACACTAGTAGACACATCGCTCAATGGAGATTTTGATGCCGAACAGGCTTGCAGGTTCTTAAAAATTGGTCTGCTCTGCACACAAGACGCAACCAAGCTTCGTCCTTTAATGTCAACCGTTGTTCGTATGCTTATTGGTGAGAAAAGAGTTCTTGATAAGATAACAAAACCGGGCTTAATCTCGGATTTCATGGATTTGAAGGTTAGAAGCAAATCCAAGCCGAAACCTGGAGTTGATCACATATCTTCAACTTACAACTCCCCCAGCTCAGACATTGTGGATAACTCGACTTTTACTTCTGCACCTTCTTCACAGGCTACGATGTCATTCACTGCGGTACATGATAGGAGTAATTTAGTAGGAAAGTTTTGA